One Paenibacillus riograndensis SBR5 DNA segment encodes these proteins:
- a CDS encoding NCS2 family permease yields MNRFFKLKENGTTVRTEIMAGLTTFMAMAYILSVNPGTLTAFGRIDMGWYSVFLATALAAGIFTIAMGLFINFPVALAPGMGLNAYFASVVLSSATTDHEFTWQMGLTAVFISGIIFILLTITRVRQILLTAIPDSLKHAITVGIGLFITIIGLKNSGLMTIGVEAGKDIAANKFTDVLSFETVIHMGSLENTNVQLVIIGLLLISILMVLHVRGAILFGILGTTVVAILMGAVDFSTLSNPQTPWVPDFSQLNFWEFDWEGIMHTGIVSAIATFTFVELFDTFGTLVGTAERAGIMKNPEEGKKRVGNAMFVDAVAVAGGAMLGTSTTTAYVESAAGVAEGGRTGLTAVTTGVCFLLALFLAPVVALIPGPATAAALIIVGVLMAQSIRQIDFQDMVLAIPAFLTFAIMPFTYNIANGISFGIVTYVILACVANLAGKKKYDIHWMMWLLAVLIVLRYVLIGSQG; encoded by the coding sequence TTGAACCGCTTTTTCAAGTTGAAAGAAAACGGCACCACAGTGCGCACAGAGATTATGGCCGGTCTGACCACTTTTATGGCAATGGCGTATATTTTGTCGGTAAATCCCGGCACTCTGACCGCTTTTGGCCGCATCGACATGGGCTGGTATTCCGTATTCCTGGCTACAGCATTGGCTGCAGGGATTTTCACCATTGCCATGGGACTGTTCATCAACTTCCCGGTAGCTCTGGCGCCTGGTATGGGCCTTAATGCATACTTTGCATCCGTGGTTTTGTCCTCGGCAACCACCGATCATGAATTCACCTGGCAGATGGGTCTGACCGCCGTATTTATTTCCGGGATTATCTTCATCCTGTTGACAATCACCCGTGTCCGGCAGATTCTGCTTACCGCCATTCCTGACAGCCTGAAGCATGCCATTACCGTCGGTATCGGCTTGTTCATTACCATTATCGGCCTCAAGAACAGCGGACTGATGACGATCGGCGTTGAAGCCGGGAAGGATATCGCCGCCAATAAGTTTACAGATGTGCTCTCCTTTGAAACGGTTATTCATATGGGCAGCCTGGAGAACACCAATGTTCAATTGGTAATTATCGGCCTGCTGCTGATTTCCATCCTGATGGTGCTGCACGTGCGCGGCGCGATCCTGTTCGGGATTCTGGGCACGACCGTCGTCGCCATTCTCATGGGCGCTGTTGATTTCAGCACGCTGTCGAATCCGCAGACACCTTGGGTTCCTGATTTCTCACAGCTGAACTTCTGGGAATTTGACTGGGAGGGCATTATGCACACCGGTATCGTGTCCGCGATTGCCACTTTCACTTTCGTAGAATTGTTTGACACCTTTGGTACGCTTGTTGGTACTGCTGAACGTGCCGGAATTATGAAGAACCCCGAAGAAGGCAAGAAACGTGTCGGAAATGCCATGTTCGTCGATGCAGTAGCTGTTGCCGGCGGTGCGATGCTGGGAACTTCCACCACTACCGCTTACGTAGAGAGCGCTGCCGGTGTTGCCGAAGGCGGCCGTACAGGTCTGACTGCCGTGACTACCGGTGTCTGCTTCCTGCTCGCACTGTTCTTGGCACCCGTTGTCGCGCTGATTCCAGGTCCGGCTACTGCAGCCGCGCTGATCATTGTCGGGGTGCTTATGGCGCAGTCCATCCGCCAAATTGATTTTCAGGATATGGTTCTGGCTATTCCGGCGTTCCTTACCTTCGCCATCATGCCTTTCACCTACAATATTGCGAACGGGATTTCGTTCGGTATTGTAACCTATGTTATCCTGGCCTGTGTTGCCAATCTTGCCGGTAAGAAGAAATACGACATCCACTGGATGATGTGGCTGCTCGCCGTCCTGATCGTGCTGCGCTACGTTCTGATCGGCAGCCAGGGTTAA
- a CDS encoding glycosyltransferase family 39 protein, giving the protein MYRSCIDNPWPLALFVLGAIVRIIYLGSIPSGLNQDEASIGYDAYAILHYGIDRNGVHLPIHLIAWGSGQNALYAYLSMPFIWLFGLTPLSVRALSLVMGLVGMIFFYLSMRQLFPARAGGIFAMFFIAINPWHIMMSRWALESNLFPTLILIAVYCLLKSFQTPKWSYGFTVIMAISLYAYGTAYFFVPVFAICAAFLLLYSRVLKFRTLVWNTVFFVLLALPILLFIVINHYGFHEIATRLFTIPRLTMPRVEQISSVFGGELLHTASSNFSRFIELLRSGSDGLPWNAISPYGYAYPIALPFALLGLIVMIYEVYQRRREGLGYITVLLWLGIAILMALITDVNINRINIIFYPLIMLVATAVFSLYQKLKLAALLSVAVFAVMFGFFTNAYFGKFPKEIGPAFYDSLGEAIQYASETASGDIYVTDKVNMPYIYVLFYEKINPHDFLASVKYINPGDAFQMVSSFGRYKFGAPGMEPGQAAYVFGNNDPVPAVNSGYTIKKFTNYSVLIYNNTEGNAAPYVEGVQAEVPNGGFEEGTSGWSFSTGTGAAGNNPYSGAGHAYLDIGSDKSIQQTFSARTGIYKLTAMVSAGGSGGRIGIRVNGSVRAEAELTAGDEYHPVALPDASLKQGEQAEIYITGGNGWINIDEVRLER; this is encoded by the coding sequence GTGTACCGATCCTGTATAGACAATCCTTGGCCGCTCGCGCTGTTTGTGCTGGGTGCAATTGTACGGATAATCTATCTCGGATCTATTCCTTCAGGACTTAATCAGGATGAGGCATCCATCGGCTATGATGCTTACGCGATCCTGCATTACGGGATTGACCGCAACGGTGTCCATCTGCCTATTCACCTTATCGCCTGGGGCAGTGGACAGAATGCGCTCTATGCCTATTTATCCATGCCTTTTATCTGGCTCTTCGGGCTGACACCGCTGTCTGTCCGGGCGCTGAGTCTGGTGATGGGGCTTGTTGGCATGATTTTTTTCTATTTAAGTATGAGGCAGCTGTTTCCGGCCCGGGCAGGCGGTATTTTCGCCATGTTCTTCATCGCCATCAATCCCTGGCATATTATGATGTCCCGCTGGGCGCTGGAATCTAACTTGTTCCCTACCTTGATTCTGATTGCCGTCTATTGTCTGCTGAAATCCTTTCAGACACCCAAATGGTCCTACGGCTTTACGGTTATTATGGCCATTTCGCTATATGCATACGGAACAGCCTATTTTTTTGTGCCGGTATTTGCTATCTGTGCCGCATTTCTTCTATTGTATAGTAGGGTCTTGAAATTCCGGACGCTGGTATGGAACACTGTTTTCTTTGTGCTCCTTGCCCTGCCTATACTATTATTTATAGTAATTAATCATTATGGGTTTCATGAGATAGCCACCAGGCTCTTCACGATTCCCAGATTAACCATGCCCCGGGTGGAGCAGATTTCCTCAGTATTCGGCGGAGAACTTCTGCACACAGCCTCCAGCAACTTCAGCAGATTTATTGAGCTGCTGCGCAGCGGAAGCGACGGGCTGCCCTGGAATGCCATATCCCCATACGGCTATGCTTACCCGATTGCGCTGCCCTTTGCTCTGCTTGGGCTAATTGTTATGATATATGAGGTGTATCAGCGCAGGCGTGAGGGGCTTGGGTATATAACCGTATTGCTCTGGCTGGGCATCGCTATCCTGATGGCTCTGATCACTGATGTGAACATCAACCGGATCAATATCATTTTCTATCCGCTGATTATGCTGGTTGCCACAGCTGTATTCTCGCTGTATCAGAAGCTGAAGCTTGCCGCTCTGCTGTCGGTAGCCGTATTTGCTGTGATGTTCGGTTTTTTTACAAATGCCTATTTTGGAAAGTTTCCTAAGGAGATTGGCCCGGCCTTCTATGATTCGCTGGGAGAGGCTATACAGTACGCTTCAGAAACAGCCAGCGGCGATATCTATGTCACAGATAAAGTCAATATGCCCTATATTTATGTGCTTTTTTATGAGAAAATCAATCCGCATGACTTTCTGGCTTCGGTCAAATATATCAATCCCGGAGATGCTTTTCAGATGGTGTCTTCCTTTGGACGGTACAAATTTGGTGCTCCGGGCATGGAGCCGGGACAGGCGGCATATGTCTTTGGAAACAACGACCCCGTGCCTGCTGTGAACAGCGGGTATACAATTAAGAAATTTACTAATTATAGTGTGCTTATTTATAACAATACGGAAGGTAATGCCGCCCCGTATGTTGAAGGAGTTCAGGCGGAAGTGCCTAATGGAGGATTTGAAGAGGGAACCTCCGGCTGGAGCTTTTCAACGGGAACGGGTGCAGCCGGCAATAATCCTTACTCGGGAGCAGGCCATGCATATCTTGACATAGGTTCAGACAAAAGCATTCAACAGACCTTTAGTGCCCGGACAGGGATCTACAAACTAACCGCCATGGTGAGCGCCGGGGGTTCAGGAGGAAGGATAGGCATCCGGGTGAACGGCTCTGTGCGGGCGGAAGCTGAACTGACAGCAGGGGACGAATATCACCCTGTTGCGCTTCCGGATGCATCCCTTAAGCAGGGTGAGCAGGCGGAGATTTACATAACCGGCGGGAATGGCTGGATTAACATTGACGAGGTGAGGTTGGAACGATGA
- a CDS encoding glycosyltransferase family 39 protein: MIRSTRTAAMLVLMLLLFILPVTSSYAAGNLLQNPGFEEGEEGAPAGWTKDMWIQGDSSGLLSVQSEEVHSGTRAAVIENLEPNHLKWVQTIAVSPNSYYKISGYVKIVSTAGQGLGANIFPVGIGGGYPATTDTGGDWQYLEFYGQTGSGQKELGIGAALGGYASLIQGKAYFDDLSVEQVDAAPAGAGVISLDSAAAAAQNGGDQAAETPHKVSPAKLLLLSAVFSVFFAFFYNRAFRSERLLKQPDAVYTRWLYVVFGAALILRIWIGLTAQGYQNDMNTFIAWGQRLVDLGPGKFYEEGYFADYPPGYLYILYVLSLIRGLFGFAHGSGGETLLFKLPAILSDLVLGWLIYRAGRTKLGSGMAVGLMLLFLFNPAVLMDSAAWGQADSFFLVFLLLSILGASEQRFVRSAIFFALATLVKPQALIFTPVLLFAFYHHRAWKQLAVGALYGLGIFAVLAAPFFWNNGGIGGLIDLYKGTLSSYPYSTVNAFNLYALTDPLWASIDSMWLGITYRAWGFIFILAAVALASYYSFKKDRKELSKSFFIGMVLITIVFVFGTKMHERYMYPALLLCLFTYIESRDRRFLTLFLGFTLTQYLNVGYTLAHLNAGNNPPSDGIVLVTAIANIALALYMLYVGYAVYVRKDIKPILPPAAAAEKYDADLELAEGMRPLPKSASRIGLPKLQRKDWIWMLGITAVYAALALFHLGSTKAPETLWEPAASGESFVVDLGQNRQLERVNIFGGVGTGKFKLEFSQSPDTWSGPLDVNEDVGNVFIWKSQPLNVAARYVKLTVTSPGFTLNEMAFYEQGGGKTPLPVASVTPDSTTAKRGQPSNLFDEQSVIPENSGFMNSTYFDEIYHARTAYEYAHGIVPYENTHPPLGKLLISVGMELFGVNPFGWRIIGTLFGIAMLPLIYIMALRLFKKSLYAALAAGLFALDFMHFTQTRISTIDVYGVFFIMLMFYFMQRYFTMSFYRIPLRRTLVPLFWSGLFFGIGVASKWIVIYGGAGLAIMLALALFERYREYRAAGRLLAEGRVGDQELRAACSTADKSFWKNTIVTLLSCVVFFVIIPGVIYSLSFIPVLSVSADGYTFKGLIDAQKNMYNYHSQLVATHPFASSWWEWPFMKRPVWFFSGGEGLPEGQVSSIVTMGNPLIWWTGIFAMLASVWFTIKRKDKNLYMIWIGFFSQYVPWMLVPRETFLYHYFAMVPFMILAIVYIMKLLDSKYPEARYLRYAYVAVAALLFVMFYPVLSGMQVSKDYVDVVLRWFPSWVF, encoded by the coding sequence ATGATCAGGAGTACACGCACGGCCGCAATGTTGGTTTTAATGCTGTTATTGTTCATTCTTCCTGTAACAAGCAGTTATGCAGCGGGCAATTTACTGCAGAATCCGGGCTTTGAGGAAGGGGAGGAAGGTGCTCCTGCGGGCTGGACCAAGGACATGTGGATTCAGGGGGACAGCTCGGGGCTGCTCTCTGTGCAGTCTGAGGAAGTCCATTCCGGTACCAGGGCTGCGGTTATTGAGAATCTGGAACCCAATCACCTCAAATGGGTGCAGACGATTGCAGTCTCGCCTAACAGCTATTATAAGATCTCCGGTTACGTCAAAATCGTCAGCACCGCAGGCCAGGGACTGGGTGCGAACATTTTCCCCGTAGGCATTGGAGGGGGCTATCCCGCTACCACGGATACAGGCGGAGATTGGCAGTACCTTGAATTCTACGGCCAAACCGGCTCCGGGCAAAAAGAGCTGGGCATCGGTGCAGCTTTGGGCGGCTATGCCAGTCTGATTCAAGGCAAAGCCTACTTTGATGATCTGTCGGTAGAGCAGGTGGATGCCGCTCCTGCGGGAGCCGGTGTCATCTCGCTCGACAGCGCGGCCGCAGCAGCCCAGAACGGAGGCGACCAGGCTGCGGAGACTCCGCATAAGGTATCGCCTGCCAAGCTGCTGCTGCTGTCGGCAGTATTCAGTGTGTTTTTCGCCTTTTTCTATAATAGGGCGTTCCGCAGTGAACGGCTTCTGAAGCAGCCGGATGCTGTCTATACCCGCTGGCTCTACGTGGTTTTCGGCGCGGCATTGATCCTGCGGATCTGGATTGGCTTGACCGCGCAGGGATATCAGAATGACATGAATACCTTTATCGCCTGGGGCCAGCGCCTTGTGGACCTGGGGCCGGGCAAGTTTTATGAAGAGGGGTATTTTGCCGATTATCCTCCAGGTTATTTGTACATATTGTATGTGCTGAGCCTCATTCGCGGACTGTTCGGATTTGCGCACGGCTCGGGGGGAGAGACCCTGCTCTTCAAGCTGCCGGCAATCCTTTCCGATCTGGTGCTGGGCTGGCTGATTTACCGTGCAGGACGTACCAAACTGGGCTCCGGCATGGCCGTCGGCCTGATGCTGCTGTTCCTGTTCAATCCGGCGGTATTGATGGACTCTGCCGCCTGGGGACAAGCGGATTCCTTCTTTTTAGTGTTCCTGCTGCTCAGTATTCTGGGCGCATCGGAACAACGTTTTGTGCGTTCGGCAATCTTTTTTGCCCTGGCTACGCTTGTTAAGCCGCAGGCGCTGATTTTCACGCCTGTACTGCTGTTTGCCTTCTACCATCACCGTGCCTGGAAACAGCTTGCGGTTGGCGCCCTTTACGGGCTTGGCATCTTTGCTGTACTGGCGGCTCCATTCTTCTGGAATAACGGCGGAATCGGCGGGCTGATTGATCTTTATAAGGGAACCTTATCCTCCTATCCGTATTCAACGGTCAATGCTTTTAATCTATATGCGCTGACCGATCCGTTATGGGCTTCCATTGATTCCATGTGGCTGGGAATTACTTATCGTGCTTGGGGTTTTATTTTCATCCTGGCGGCCGTTGCCCTTGCTTCGTATTACTCTTTCAAAAAAGACCGCAAAGAGCTTTCGAAGTCCTTCTTTATCGGTATGGTTCTCATCACAATCGTGTTTGTCTTCGGGACAAAAATGCATGAACGGTACATGTACCCGGCATTGCTCCTGTGCCTGTTCACCTATATCGAGAGCCGGGACCGCCGATTCCTGACGCTGTTTCTCGGATTTACTTTGACGCAGTATCTTAATGTAGGCTATACGCTGGCCCATCTGAACGCCGGCAATAATCCGCCTTCGGACGGCATTGTGCTGGTGACTGCAATTGCCAATATTGCTTTGGCGTTATACATGCTGTATGTAGGGTATGCGGTATATGTCCGAAAAGACATTAAACCGATTCTTCCTCCGGCTGCGGCGGCAGAGAAATATGATGCGGACCTGGAGCTGGCCGAGGGGATGCGTCCCCTTCCCAAGAGCGCCAGCCGGATAGGGCTGCCTAAGCTGCAGCGCAAAGACTGGATCTGGATGCTGGGCATTACCGCCGTCTATGCGGCGCTGGCTTTATTTCATCTGGGCTCGACCAAAGCCCCGGAAACCTTGTGGGAACCGGCAGCCAGCGGCGAGAGCTTTGTTGTGGACCTGGGCCAGAACAGACAGCTGGAACGGGTGAATATATTCGGCGGTGTCGGGACCGGCAAGTTCAAACTGGAATTCAGCCAGTCGCCGGATACCTGGAGCGGCCCGCTGGATGTCAATGAGGATGTCGGCAATGTGTTCATCTGGAAAAGCCAGCCTTTGAACGTTGCGGCAAGATATGTGAAGCTGACCGTTACTTCTCCGGGATTCACATTGAATGAAATGGCCTTCTATGAACAGGGGGGAGGCAAAACACCGCTTCCTGTCGCCAGCGTTACACCTGATAGTACAACTGCCAAAAGAGGCCAGCCGTCCAACCTGTTTGATGAACAATCGGTCATTCCGGAGAATTCCGGGTTTATGAACAGCACCTATTTTGATGAAATTTATCATGCCCGTACAGCTTATGAGTATGCCCACGGTATCGTCCCGTACGAGAATACCCACCCGCCTCTTGGCAAACTGCTGATCTCTGTGGGGATGGAGCTGTTCGGCGTCAATCCGTTCGGCTGGCGGATTATCGGCACGCTCTTTGGTATTGCCATGCTGCCGCTGATCTATATAATGGCTTTACGGCTGTTCAAAAAGAGCCTCTATGCCGCTCTTGCCGCCGGATTGTTCGCACTGGATTTCATGCATTTCACCCAGACGCGCATCTCAACCATCGACGTCTACGGTGTTTTCTTCATCATGCTGATGTTCTATTTCATGCAGCGGTATTTCACAATGAGCTTCTACCGCATTCCGCTGCGCCGGACGCTGGTGCCTCTTTTCTGGTCCGGCCTGTTTTTTGGGATCGGCGTCGCCTCCAAGTGGATTGTAATCTACGGGGGTGCTGGTCTTGCCATCATGCTGGCGCTTGCCCTGTTTGAACGCTACAGAGAATACAGAGCGGCGGGACGTTTGCTGGCGGAGGGCAGAGTGGGGGATCAGGAGCTGAGAGCCGCCTGCAGCACCGCAGACAAATCGTTTTGGAAAAATACCATTGTTACCTTGCTTAGCTGCGTGGTGTTTTTTGTTATTATTCCAGGGGTGATCTACAGCCTGTCCTTTATCCCGGTTCTGTCGGTCTCGGCAGACGGCTACACCTTCAAAGGTCTGATTGATGCGCAAAAGAACATGTACAATTACCACAGCCAGCTTGTTGCCACCCACCCTTTCGCTTCTTCCTGGTGGGAATGGCCCTTCATGAAACGGCCGGTATGGTTTTTCAGCGGCGGTGAAGGACTGCCGGAAGGACAGGTAAGCAGCATCGTGACTATGGGGAACCCGTTGATCTGGTGGACCGGAATTTTTGCTATGCTGGCTTCGGTCTGGTTTACAATCAAGCGCAAGGACAAGAACCTGTACATGATCTGGATCGGATTTTTCTCACAGTATGTTCCATGGATGCTGGTGCCGCGTGAAACGTTCCTTTACCACTACTTTGCCATGGTGCCGTTCATGATTCTTGCTATTGTATACATCATGAAGCTGCTCGACAGTAAATACCCGGAAGCCCGGTATTTGCGTTATGCTTATGTGGCCGTTGCCGCACTGCTTTTTGTAATGTTTTATCCTGTGCTGTCAGGCATGCAGGTTAGTAAAGACTATGTGGACGTTGTGCTGCGCTGGTTCCCTTCCTGGGTCTTCTAG
- a CDS encoding glycosyltransferase family 2 protein, whose amino-acid sequence MKARYSVIVPMFNEEEVIQHTYERLKKVMDGCGDSYELVFVNDGSRDRTAEIMREVSSRDEHVKLVDFSRNFGHQVAITAGMDYAEGEAVVVIDADLQDPPEVILQMIAKWKEGYEVVYAKRLKRQGETLFKKATAKMFYRLLSSMTSVEIPTDTGDFRLIDRKVCDVLRGLKEKNRYVRGLVSWVGFRQTMVEYVREERFAGETKYPLKKMIRFALDGITSFSHKPLKIASYIGFFLSFSSFLYLFFVLFQKVFTSWTVPGWASIVGVNLLFNGIVLMLLGVIGEYIGRIYDESKDRPLYIVRETRGYGDAESGGENAGVRKDNDYVR is encoded by the coding sequence GTGAAAGCCAGATACAGTGTAATTGTCCCCATGTTCAATGAGGAAGAGGTCATTCAGCATACGTATGAGCGTCTCAAAAAGGTCATGGACGGCTGCGGCGATTCTTACGAGCTTGTCTTCGTTAACGACGGGAGCCGGGATCGTACAGCTGAGATTATGCGTGAGGTCAGCAGCCGCGACGAGCATGTCAAGCTGGTTGATTTCTCGCGCAATTTTGGCCATCAGGTGGCGATCACGGCGGGGATGGATTATGCTGAAGGCGAGGCGGTCGTGGTTATTGATGCGGATCTGCAGGACCCGCCTGAGGTGATTTTGCAGATGATTGCAAAGTGGAAAGAGGGCTATGAGGTAGTCTATGCCAAGCGGCTTAAACGCCAGGGTGAAACTCTCTTCAAAAAAGCAACCGCAAAGATGTTCTACCGTCTGCTCAGCAGCATGACCAGTGTGGAGATTCCTACAGACACAGGTGATTTCCGGTTAATTGACCGCAAGGTGTGCGATGTGCTGCGCGGTCTGAAGGAGAAGAACCGTTATGTGCGCGGGCTGGTAAGCTGGGTGGGCTTTCGCCAGACTATGGTTGAATACGTGCGTGAAGAGCGTTTTGCCGGTGAAACCAAATATCCGCTGAAGAAAATGATCCGGTTTGCGCTGGACGGCATCACCTCTTTTTCCCACAAACCGCTGAAAATAGCCTCATACATCGGCTTTTTTCTTTCCTTTTCCAGCTTTCTGTATCTGTTCTTTGTTCTATTCCAGAAGGTGTTCACCTCATGGACGGTACCCGGCTGGGCTTCTATCGTGGGTGTGAATCTGCTGTTTAATGGCATTGTGCTGATGCTGCTTGGTGTAATCGGTGAATACATTGGGCGGATTTATGATGAATCCAAGGATAGACCGCTGTATATCGTGCGTGAGACGAGGGGCTACGGCGATGCAGAGAGCGGCGGAGAGAACGCGGGCGTACGGAAGGACAACGATTATGTCAGATAG
- a CDS encoding GtrA family protein has product MSDRQLNAGFIQFLKFNAVGVLNTLIDFAIFTLLHSLGMMNAPAQIISYSAGTANSFIWNKKVTFRDRDRGSKDSFDRMQLVRFIVLNLVVLGISVLLMHLLTGRFGIQVLVAKVLVTVVTVVINFFGSRKWVF; this is encoded by the coding sequence ATGTCAGATAGACAGCTTAATGCAGGATTCATCCAGTTTTTAAAATTCAATGCCGTAGGTGTGCTGAATACCTTGATTGATTTTGCCATATTCACTCTCCTGCACTCACTGGGGATGATGAATGCCCCGGCACAGATCATTTCTTACAGCGCTGGTACCGCCAACAGTTTCATTTGGAATAAGAAGGTGACTTTTCGGGACCGGGACCGGGGGAGCAAGGATAGCTTTGACCGGATGCAGCTGGTAAGGTTCATTGTGCTGAACCTGGTTGTGCTGGGCATATCAGTGCTGCTTATGCATTTGCTGACCGGCCGCTTCGGCATTCAGGTGCTGGTTGCAAAAGTGCTGGTTACCGTCGTAACCGTAGTGATCAATTTTTTCGGAAGCCGGAAGTGGGTATTTTGA
- a CDS encoding class D sortase codes for MRKFSYLIILAGILLMLYPKANEWYNDWQQQKLLEEAEQAYSEISPSPSPQSDLHKQYAEVTQLLAEESSEGDLAKATEAPAPEIKLGGKITGIIQIDKINLKLPVLEGATKANMKHAAAHMKETAAIGQVGNAAIAAHRSRTAGRLFNRLNEVEVGDTISVQTKEQDYQYVVYDISIVEPTDVSVLNGHNDDKILTLITCDPLVNPTHRLIIHARLS; via the coding sequence ATGCGCAAGTTCTCTTACTTAATTATTCTTGCCGGGATTCTGCTGATGCTGTATCCCAAAGCAAATGAATGGTACAACGACTGGCAGCAGCAGAAGCTGCTGGAGGAAGCCGAACAGGCGTACAGTGAGATTTCGCCTTCACCGTCTCCGCAGTCAGATCTGCACAAACAATATGCTGAAGTCACCCAGCTTCTCGCCGAGGAATCTTCTGAGGGTGACCTGGCGAAAGCGACAGAAGCGCCGGCTCCCGAAATCAAGCTGGGAGGCAAGATCACAGGCATTATCCAGATCGACAAAATCAATTTGAAGCTGCCCGTACTGGAAGGGGCGACTAAAGCCAACATGAAGCATGCTGCCGCCCACATGAAGGAGACCGCGGCTATCGGGCAGGTTGGCAATGCTGCGATTGCAGCTCATAGATCGAGAACAGCAGGCAGGCTTTTTAACAGGCTCAACGAAGTTGAGGTCGGTGATACCATATCCGTGCAAACAAAGGAACAGGATTACCAGTACGTAGTGTATGATATTTCAATTGTAGAGCCTACGGATGTTTCCGTATTAAATGGACATAACGATGATAAAATACTCACTCTGATTACCTGTGATCCATTGGTCAATCCCACTCATCGCCTGATTATTCATGCCAGATTGTCTTAA
- a CDS encoding transglutaminase-like domain-containing protein translates to MKKFFFTLLTLFVVATSVQTGSAEAASTDTGWLNTSQLNQGVIAVSYEVPKDKRIKLMITKDNNSYTYNLYASKPNETFPLQQGNGSYKISVLENTTGNKYKVMSSETVDLSMSDANDVYLSSVQNVKWSSSDKSVLKAAQLTQGLTTDEQKVKAIYNYIVSNVKYDYSLASSVTTDYIPNNDNTLATKKGICYDYASLFATMLRSQGIPTKLVMGNTSYVTSYHAWNEVLLDGKWVTIDTTVDAGLGKNNKETGLIKVASKYSAAKFY, encoded by the coding sequence ATGAAAAAGTTCTTTTTTACGTTGTTAACATTGTTTGTAGTTGCCACTTCCGTCCAGACAGGATCAGCTGAAGCTGCCAGCACGGACACAGGCTGGTTGAATACATCGCAATTGAATCAAGGGGTTATCGCTGTTTCCTATGAAGTTCCTAAGGACAAGCGTATTAAGCTCATGATTACTAAGGACAACAATAGCTACACATATAACCTATATGCTTCTAAGCCCAATGAAACCTTCCCGCTGCAGCAAGGTAACGGTTCGTATAAAATATCTGTTCTGGAGAACACTACCGGCAATAAATACAAAGTGATGTCCTCCGAAACCGTAGACCTCAGCATGAGCGATGCGAACGACGTATACTTGAGCTCCGTACAGAATGTGAAATGGAGTTCTTCCGATAAATCAGTTCTGAAAGCTGCTCAGCTCACACAGGGGCTGACCACTGATGAACAAAAGGTAAAAGCAATATACAACTACATCGTTTCTAATGTGAAATATGACTATAGCCTAGCTTCCAGTGTTACGACTGACTACATCCCCAACAATGATAATACACTGGCCACCAAGAAGGGGATTTGCTACGATTATGCTTCATTGTTTGCAACCATGCTCCGCAGTCAAGGCATACCTACCAAATTGGTGATGGGGAATACCAGCTATGTGACTTCATACCATGCCTGGAACGAAGTCTTGCTTGACGGCAAATGGGTGACTATCGACACTACAGTTGATGCCGGTTTAGGCAAGAACAACAAAGAAACGGGATTAATTAAAGTAGCAAGCAAATACTCTGCAGCGAAATTCTACTAA
- a CDS encoding acyl-[acyl-carrier-protein] thioesterase produces MNRGDKPMDNLTHLIWTEQYSVHASDTDYRSQGKLSFVLDMMQRAADSAVGGSGVSLEQMLEAGIGWMLITLELEFKRMPRPNDLLTIHTWSKGTKGALWQRDYRIFDSSQIEIVTARSVWALVDIAKRKILRPSALPVKVEHYTGDSVGSMPQKVTIPPDLSLVEAYRYQVRYSGLDSNSHLNNARYGELCTDTLSQKEWEQLELASFRISYLQEAIFGDEMVILRTPITDQGMFVRGQSGETVFFEACLKFVL; encoded by the coding sequence ATGAACAGAGGGGATAAACCTATGGATAACCTTACTCATCTTATATGGACCGAACAGTACTCCGTGCACGCAAGCGATACAGATTACCGATCACAGGGAAAGCTGTCTTTTGTGCTGGATATGATGCAGCGCGCGGCCGATTCAGCAGTGGGCGGGTCAGGTGTGAGCCTGGAGCAGATGCTGGAGGCTGGAATAGGCTGGATGCTGATTACTTTGGAGCTTGAATTCAAGCGTATGCCACGTCCAAATGATCTTTTGACTATACATACGTGGAGTAAAGGAACCAAAGGAGCGCTCTGGCAGCGCGACTACCGGATTTTCGACAGCAGCCAAATAGAAATCGTCACGGCCCGTTCGGTCTGGGCGCTTGTCGATATTGCCAAACGAAAGATACTTCGTCCCTCAGCTCTCCCGGTGAAGGTGGAGCACTATACTGGCGATTCCGTGGGCAGCATGCCGCAAAAGGTCACGATTCCCCCGGACCTTTCATTGGTGGAAGCCTACCGCTACCAGGTGCGTTACAGCGGCCTGGATAGTAATAGCCATTTGAATAACGCACGCTATGGCGAGCTATGCACTGATACGCTGTCACAGAAAGAGTGGGAGCAGTTGGAATTGGCCAGCTTCCGGATTAGTTATTTGCAGGAGGCTATATTTGGGGATGAGATGGTGATTTTGCGGACACCTATAACAGATCAGGGAATGTTCGTACGCGGGCAGAGTGGGGAAACCGTGTTTTTTGAAGCTTGCCTTAAGTTTGTTTTGTAG